One Cystobacter fuscus DSM 2262 genomic window carries:
- a CDS encoding diiron oxygenase — protein sequence MDQVDPVDKLLRRQIKLFEHAHRTPIELKGFGLAMKQEGIDKSKLYCNPDFLLLPLRECPHLSKLRPEQISVLTAYYFARAYSEIATSESVALRYNMEASAAVFPLYSDNYMVLFHETAEEFDHIITFRNVCQALLGRGDVIGGDFFPHLKAVPAMLERYRGKLCDNGFGAMYLLMRYILNLALKQLEGFMTAGLEEKVASPLALQIVAGHAEDEARHLTTSLELGLGLFRRATPRSRELISGAMRITMYSMIDRRFSGDAAATWNFETGLGVLQQALQHPEFADFPLRAEELRGLWASEGIRIPAGAEFERSRRWIAGQLHRLAESMELALTPQGEAFERYLACARGTSSSPEDTARRA from the coding sequence GTGGATCAAGTCGACCCGGTAGACAAGCTGTTGAGGCGGCAGATCAAGCTTTTCGAGCACGCCCATCGCACGCCCATCGAACTCAAGGGGTTCGGTCTGGCGATGAAGCAGGAGGGCATCGACAAGAGCAAGCTGTACTGCAACCCGGACTTCCTGCTCCTGCCGTTGCGCGAGTGTCCCCACCTCTCCAAGCTCCGGCCCGAGCAGATCTCCGTGCTGACCGCGTACTACTTCGCGCGGGCGTACTCGGAAATCGCCACCTCGGAGTCGGTGGCGCTGCGCTACAACATGGAAGCGTCCGCGGCGGTCTTCCCGCTGTACTCGGACAATTACATGGTCCTCTTCCACGAGACGGCGGAGGAGTTCGATCACATCATCACCTTCCGCAACGTATGCCAGGCGCTGCTCGGGCGCGGAGATGTCATCGGCGGCGACTTCTTTCCCCATCTCAAGGCCGTCCCGGCCATGCTCGAGCGGTACCGGGGGAAGCTGTGCGACAACGGCTTTGGCGCCATGTATCTGCTGATGCGCTACATCCTCAACCTGGCGCTCAAGCAGCTCGAGGGCTTCATGACGGCCGGTCTCGAGGAGAAAGTCGCCTCGCCGCTGGCGCTGCAGATCGTCGCGGGCCACGCGGAGGACGAGGCCCGGCACCTCACCACCTCGCTCGAGCTGGGGCTCGGCCTCTTCCGGCGCGCCACGCCCAGGTCGCGCGAACTCATTTCCGGGGCGATGCGCATCACGATGTACTCGATGATTGACAGGCGCTTCTCCGGGGATGCGGCGGCCACCTGGAACTTCGAGACGGGCCTGGGCGTGCTCCAGCAGGCGCTCCAGCACCCCGAGTTCGCCGACTTCCCACTGCGTGCCGAGGAACTGCGCGGCTTGTGGGCCTCCGAGGGCATCAGGATCCCCGCGGGCGCCGAGTTCGAGCGCTCGCGGCGGTGGATCGCGGGGCAGTTGCACCGCCTGGCCGAGAGCATGGAGTTGGCGCTGACGCCTCAGGGTGAGGCTTTCGAGCGGTATCTGGCCTGTGCGCGAGGCACCTCCTCATCCCCCGAGGACACGGCGAGGAGAGCATGA
- a CDS encoding acyl-CoA thioesterase — protein MSTSVQVLGYHETPGRVRFGEVDRYGYLWHGHALAYFEAARADLARRTRLSVSELLEFNLAVPMVDLWIEYKKPAHEDEELVTQISLLRQPLRTPFIQFAYRIVKLQDGQEVLRGRTRQLVMPQNGTLRTRLPDEIQSRLESVWSYLETCPRWQEEQILGLMGGPPRS, from the coding sequence ATGAGCACGTCGGTGCAGGTGCTCGGCTACCACGAGACTCCCGGCCGCGTCCGCTTCGGTGAGGTGGACCGGTACGGGTATCTCTGGCATGGCCACGCGCTCGCCTACTTCGAGGCGGCGAGGGCCGACCTGGCGCGCCGTACCCGGCTGAGCGTGTCGGAGCTGCTGGAGTTCAATCTGGCGGTCCCCATGGTGGACCTGTGGATCGAGTACAAGAAGCCGGCGCACGAGGATGAGGAACTCGTCACCCAGATTTCCCTGCTGCGCCAACCGCTGCGCACCCCCTTCATCCAGTTCGCCTACCGCATCGTGAAGCTGCAGGACGGCCAGGAGGTCCTGCGCGGGCGGACGCGGCAGCTCGTCATGCCGCAGAATGGGACGCTCCGGACGCGTTTGCCAGATGAAATCCAGAGCCGGTTGGAGTCGGTCTGGAGCTACCTCGAGACATGCCCCCGGTGGCAGGAGGAGCAGATCCTCGGCCTCATGGGCGGTCCCCCGCGTTCGTGA
- a CDS encoding ABC transporter substrate-binding protein, with translation MTAGSLPYRVRVVSSYIYEKEDSAPYSTMGRQNRWVVGFVSAITRLKSGLRDFDLQFQRIPSTREELIQLLSRYREEGVRLLIIPGTDSVVRVAEVNRDIPVVYFGAHPENNGMELLDHPNITGVRLNLPLIWSYENFSLLKGVVPDLERVYFPLNLSSEFAFPNVKRNYALSRAKKEGFWIAPPSSHVGYRSVAFLAERLGVSFHEGPYATLEELQAGLDTMNAERSALIGFNDTVLSGKAVEALLAYSRARRVPLFWVNNAAIIKQAGVADFSSDFEAVGRLVGRMCLSILRDGKPVSEVPFENDPGQKLTLNLPGCRELGLTVPAEVRARFDEVAS, from the coding sequence GTGACGGCGGGTTCCTTGCCCTATCGCGTCCGTGTCGTCAGCTCGTACATCTATGAGAAGGAGGACAGCGCTCCCTACTCCACCATGGGTCGGCAGAACCGCTGGGTGGTGGGGTTCGTCTCGGCCATCACCCGGTTGAAATCGGGTCTGCGCGACTTCGATCTCCAGTTCCAGCGGATTCCCTCCACTCGTGAAGAGCTCATCCAACTGCTCTCCCGCTACCGGGAGGAGGGCGTTCGCCTCCTCATCATTCCGGGCACGGACTCGGTGGTGCGCGTCGCGGAGGTGAATCGGGACATCCCCGTGGTGTATTTCGGGGCCCATCCGGAGAACAACGGGATGGAGCTGCTCGACCATCCGAACATCACCGGGGTGCGGCTCAACCTGCCGCTCATCTGGAGCTATGAGAACTTCTCCCTGCTCAAGGGCGTGGTGCCGGATCTGGAGCGGGTCTACTTCCCGCTCAACCTGAGTTCCGAGTTCGCGTTCCCCAACGTGAAGCGCAACTACGCGCTCTCCCGGGCCAAGAAGGAGGGATTCTGGATTGCTCCCCCCTCCAGCCATGTCGGCTACCGGAGCGTGGCCTTCCTGGCGGAGCGGCTGGGGGTGAGCTTCCACGAGGGTCCGTACGCCACGCTCGAGGAATTGCAGGCCGGGCTGGACACGATGAACGCGGAGCGCAGCGCCCTGATCGGCTTCAACGACACGGTGCTCAGTGGCAAGGCGGTGGAGGCGCTCCTCGCGTACTCCCGCGCCCGGCGCGTCCCGCTCTTCTGGGTCAACAACGCGGCCATCATCAAGCAGGCGGGCGTGGCGGACTTCTCCAGCGACTTCGAGGCCGTGGGCCGCCTGGTGGGCCGGATGTGTCTGTCCATCCTGCGCGACGGCAAGCCCGTGAGCGAGGTTCCTTTCGAGAATGACCCGGGGCAGAAGCTCACCCTCAACCTCCCGGGCTGCCGTGAGCTCGGCCTCACGGTTCCGGCCGAGGTGAGGGCTCGCTTCGACGAGGTCGCTTCATGA
- a CDS encoding acyl carrier protein, translating into MSRPEIRTLIHRCLSEVEPQLKNLDLTEETALPELGLDSLKLIEVGVRLEDAFGDSVRFDNWLEQERTKQGNSAFKLGSLISFIEERRAA; encoded by the coding sequence ATGAGCCGTCCGGAAATCCGCACCCTCATCCACCGCTGCCTTTCCGAGGTAGAGCCCCAACTGAAGAACCTGGACCTCACCGAGGAGACGGCGCTGCCCGAGCTGGGGCTCGACTCGCTCAAGCTCATCGAGGTGGGAGTCCGGCTCGAGGATGCCTTCGGCGACTCCGTGCGCTTCGACAACTGGCTGGAGCAGGAGCGCACCAAACAGGGCAACAGCGCCTTCAAGCTGGGCTCGCTCATCTCCTTCATCGAAGAGCGGAGGGCCGCGTGA
- a CDS encoding fatty acyl-AMP ligase, which translates to MAKEVTVAEAVARLTSADGRIGFSFVSRNGNTEQTRLITFPDLAEQTAARAGALQAMGLKQGERIAIILPENDEFVLTFLGAIRAGIIPVPIYPMHGLGQLDGYLENVRHIVRRSGAAAVVTNAKIKLLLGTVQSQCESVRNIISTESLADAAAPLQPRQVKLDDVAFLQFTSGSTSSPKGVVVTHRNLAANIRCIMEEGFRVTPEDVGVSWLPLFHDMGLIGFLLAPLFYQRPVAFIPPLTFLQRPVTWLESLSKYRATISCAPNFAFALAVKRIPEAQRQGLDLSAWRIAGCGGEPIRPEVLRRFAAAFAPQGFRAEALMPMYGMAESSLAIALGKPGAGLLSTPVDHARLSEERIALPSDQPERALDLVACGKPFSGHELAIFDVADETSAFPLPHGHIGEIRIAGPSVMKEYWGDAEATAQAFAGGYLRTGDLGFILDGELHVCGRLKEMIILNGRNYFPQDIEHVATTVPGVRKGNLIAFGTHAASGAGEGAERIVLAVEIADPASFDPLAVVRTVQAALGIALHEVVVLQPGQLPKTSSGKLQRTKTRALYESGELHDRRSARETSVTDTLKQVVISQTSYLKAVLFK; encoded by the coding sequence ATGGCCAAGGAAGTGACTGTCGCGGAGGCAGTGGCGCGATTGACGAGCGCCGATGGACGCATTGGCTTCTCGTTCGTGAGCCGGAACGGCAACACGGAGCAGACCCGGCTCATCACGTTCCCAGATCTGGCCGAGCAGACCGCGGCGCGTGCCGGCGCGCTGCAGGCGATGGGCCTGAAGCAGGGTGAGCGGATCGCCATCATCCTTCCGGAGAATGACGAGTTCGTCCTCACGTTCCTGGGAGCCATCCGCGCGGGAATCATCCCCGTGCCCATCTACCCGATGCACGGGCTCGGCCAGTTGGACGGCTATCTCGAGAACGTGCGGCACATCGTCAGGCGCAGCGGCGCGGCGGCGGTGGTGACGAACGCGAAGATCAAGCTCCTGCTCGGCACGGTGCAGAGCCAGTGCGAGAGCGTGCGCAACATCATCTCCACCGAGTCGCTCGCGGACGCCGCCGCACCCCTGCAACCCCGGCAGGTGAAGCTGGACGACGTGGCCTTCCTCCAGTTCACCAGTGGCTCCACGTCCAGTCCCAAGGGGGTCGTCGTCACCCACCGGAACCTGGCGGCCAACATCCGCTGCATCATGGAGGAGGGCTTTCGGGTGACGCCCGAGGACGTGGGGGTCTCCTGGCTTCCCCTGTTCCATGACATGGGGCTCATTGGCTTCTTGCTGGCCCCGCTCTTCTACCAACGGCCCGTGGCGTTCATCCCACCGCTGACCTTCCTGCAGCGACCGGTGACGTGGCTGGAGTCTCTCAGCAAGTACCGCGCGACCATCTCCTGTGCGCCCAACTTCGCCTTCGCCCTGGCCGTCAAGCGCATCCCGGAGGCGCAACGGCAAGGGTTGGATCTCTCCGCCTGGCGCATCGCCGGGTGTGGTGGCGAACCCATCCGCCCGGAAGTCCTGCGGCGCTTCGCCGCGGCCTTCGCACCCCAGGGCTTCCGCGCCGAGGCGCTGATGCCCATGTATGGCATGGCCGAGTCCTCGCTGGCCATCGCGCTGGGAAAGCCAGGAGCGGGGCTGCTCTCGACGCCCGTGGACCACGCCCGCCTGAGCGAGGAGCGCATCGCCCTCCCGTCCGATCAGCCGGAGCGTGCGTTGGACCTCGTCGCGTGTGGCAAGCCCTTCTCCGGCCACGAGCTGGCCATTTTCGACGTGGCGGACGAGACCAGCGCGTTCCCTCTTCCCCATGGGCATATCGGGGAGATCCGCATCGCCGGCCCCAGCGTCATGAAGGAGTATTGGGGCGACGCGGAGGCGACGGCCCAGGCGTTCGCCGGTGGGTATCTGCGCACGGGCGATCTCGGCTTCATCCTCGACGGTGAGCTCCACGTCTGCGGCCGGCTCAAGGAGATGATCATCCTCAACGGCCGCAACTACTTCCCGCAGGACATCGAGCACGTGGCCACCACCGTGCCGGGAGTGCGCAAGGGCAACCTCATCGCCTTCGGCACGCACGCGGCCTCTGGCGCGGGCGAGGGAGCGGAGCGGATCGTCCTGGCGGTGGAGATCGCCGACCCGGCCTCGTTCGATCCCCTGGCCGTCGTCCGGACGGTACAGGCCGCGCTGGGCATCGCGCTTCACGAAGTGGTGGTGCTCCAGCCCGGGCAGCTCCCCAAGACGTCCAGCGGCAAGCTGCAGCGCACCAAGACGCGTGCGCTGTACGAGAGCGGCGAGTTGCATGACCGGCGGAGCGCGCGCGAGACGAGCGTGACCGACACCCTCAAGCAGGTCGTCATCAGCCAGACCAGCTACCTGAAGGCTGTCCTCTTCAAATAA
- a CDS encoding ELWxxDGT repeat protein: MIRLFLAGMLTVLGGCMQTQGMDDARALEPSTVTQALPLGTVQVRDINTRPVRFPQRPSESVALGGGVALFVASDELHGTELWRGDGTEAGTSLVKDLSPGLASSGPRLLTLAQGKVFFTAQSGGVDEFGADELWKTDGTLAGTVLVKRLLKTSDLARITAMAQVGGTVFFVYGGSPRQLWKSDGTEAGTVLLKQLASQDCACSFELLSTGTTLFFTGRDAANNLELWKWQGATGAVLLKTISVNANSYLPSHLFTQVGSSLFFTVDKTLWKSDGTPAGTVPVSTQASRISALEAVNGTLFFANSTSLWKSDGTAPVLLRGFDEAPGSLTAFGNALYFVGTDALGGRELWTSNGTAAGTRQVKDLVPGVDGSAPQELVAWNGGLYFTASTTVGTRGLWRGDGTTAGTLALKTWVEETNPWYEKSHDLTPVGSALLFSVPEDAPGVPLNDIPEFTWRTNGTVKGTRELAGLWAGTRNSQSHHHPLGVVGGSVFFVASDGSPGEALWKSDGTAAGTVHLRTLPEVAPETDTWLHKPAAVSVGGTLFFTADDGVHGLELWKSDGTAVGTVLVKDLCAGPDSSSLEDLTALNGTLFFSAYDDVNGWSLWRSDGSEAGTVPVKSMGLGDSSGEVDGLTVMGGLLYFEADDSLHDSGLWKSDGTPEGTSLVKVPFAGRYASLDMLTGVNGTLFFAARDGDGGAQLWKSDGTQSGTVLVKDGFYSLEMSHPVPSRSELYFTADDDVHGYELWRSDGTAAGTYMLADIHPGLRNSAPHSLTPVGSGLVFVAYEDTHGWELWRTDGTQAGTHLLVDLLPGPPGGLRPRSADFLVDIFGLEDRGLALFTGVDMAGGAELWRTDGTVAGTFRMMDLVPGPDSSEPHSFARLGDRLFFMAGDKAHGREPRFLGIPRDLGSATGTAVFQGSTCTGQSQVTPSCTYNSLAPDSTFAWTAPSAGVFTFTTEGSSYDTSLEVSDPASGTSLGCNDDTGETLQSSVGVRLSAGQTVLITVDGYDTECGPFLLHILPSP, translated from the coding sequence GTGATTCGGCTGTTTCTCGCCGGAATGCTCACCGTGCTCGGTGGCTGCATGCAGACACAGGGGATGGATGATGCCCGCGCGCTGGAGCCGAGCACCGTGACCCAGGCCTTGCCCCTGGGGACGGTGCAGGTGCGGGACATCAACACCCGCCCGGTCCGCTTTCCCCAGCGCCCCTCCGAGTCCGTGGCCCTGGGGGGAGGCGTGGCGCTCTTCGTGGCGAGCGACGAGTTGCATGGCACGGAGCTGTGGCGCGGGGACGGGACCGAGGCAGGCACCTCGCTCGTGAAGGATCTCTCGCCTGGACTGGCGAGCTCGGGGCCCCGGTTGCTGACCCTCGCGCAGGGAAAGGTCTTCTTCACGGCCCAGAGTGGGGGCGTGGACGAGTTCGGGGCGGATGAACTCTGGAAGACGGACGGCACCCTGGCGGGAACCGTCCTGGTGAAGCGCCTGCTCAAGACCAGCGACCTGGCGCGGATCACTGCCATGGCACAGGTGGGTGGAACGGTGTTCTTCGTCTACGGGGGCTCTCCGAGGCAGCTCTGGAAGAGCGATGGCACCGAGGCGGGCACCGTGCTCCTGAAGCAACTGGCTTCCCAGGATTGCGCCTGTTCTTTCGAGCTGCTCTCCACGGGCACCACCTTGTTCTTCACCGGGCGGGATGCCGCGAACAACCTGGAGCTGTGGAAGTGGCAGGGGGCCACGGGAGCCGTGCTCCTCAAGACGATCTCCGTGAATGCCAACTCCTATCTGCCGAGCCACCTCTTCACCCAGGTGGGCAGCTCACTCTTCTTCACCGTGGACAAGACCCTGTGGAAGAGCGACGGCACGCCAGCGGGGACCGTCCCCGTGTCCACACAGGCTTCCAGGATCTCCGCTCTGGAAGCCGTCAACGGGACCCTCTTCTTCGCGAACTCCACGTCGCTCTGGAAGAGCGATGGCACGGCGCCGGTCCTGCTCCGCGGCTTCGATGAAGCGCCGGGCTCGCTCACCGCGTTCGGCAACGCGCTTTATTTCGTTGGCACCGATGCCCTGGGCGGGCGTGAGTTGTGGACGAGCAATGGCACGGCGGCGGGCACGCGCCAGGTGAAGGATCTGGTCCCGGGCGTTGACGGCTCGGCCCCCCAGGAACTTGTTGCCTGGAACGGTGGCCTCTACTTCACGGCCTCGACCACCGTGGGCACGCGTGGGCTGTGGCGCGGCGACGGCACCACCGCCGGGACCCTTGCCCTCAAGACGTGGGTCGAGGAGACGAACCCCTGGTACGAGAAGTCGCACGACCTCACCCCGGTGGGCAGCGCGCTGTTGTTCTCCGTGCCGGAGGACGCGCCAGGAGTCCCGCTGAATGACATCCCGGAGTTCACGTGGAGGACGAACGGGACCGTGAAGGGGACCCGGGAGCTGGCGGGCCTCTGGGCAGGCACCCGGAACTCCCAGTCCCACCACCACCCCCTGGGGGTCGTGGGGGGGTCGGTCTTCTTCGTCGCCTCGGATGGCAGCCCTGGCGAGGCGCTCTGGAAGAGCGATGGGACGGCGGCCGGCACGGTCCATCTCAGGACCCTGCCGGAAGTGGCACCGGAGACGGATACGTGGTTGCACAAGCCCGCGGCGGTGAGCGTGGGCGGGACGCTCTTCTTCACGGCGGACGACGGGGTGCATGGTCTCGAGCTGTGGAAGAGCGATGGCACCGCCGTCGGGACGGTCCTGGTCAAGGACCTCTGCGCGGGTCCAGACTCCTCTTCCCTCGAGGACCTCACCGCGCTGAATGGCACGCTGTTCTTCAGTGCGTATGACGACGTCAACGGCTGGTCCCTCTGGCGCAGCGACGGAAGCGAGGCCGGCACCGTTCCCGTCAAGTCCATGGGCCTGGGGGACTCCTCGGGTGAGGTCGACGGGCTCACGGTGATGGGTGGCCTCCTCTACTTCGAGGCGGATGACAGCCTCCACGATTCGGGATTGTGGAAGAGTGATGGCACTCCGGAGGGGACGAGCCTGGTCAAGGTTCCCTTCGCCGGCAGGTACGCCTCGCTCGACATGCTCACGGGGGTGAACGGCACCTTGTTCTTCGCCGCTCGCGACGGAGATGGCGGGGCGCAGCTCTGGAAGAGTGACGGCACGCAGAGCGGCACGGTGCTCGTCAAGGATGGGTTCTACTCCCTGGAGATGTCCCACCCGGTGCCCTCGCGGAGCGAGCTGTACTTCACCGCGGACGATGATGTTCACGGCTACGAGCTGTGGCGCAGTGATGGCACGGCGGCCGGGACATACATGCTCGCGGACATCCATCCCGGTCTCAGGAACTCCGCGCCGCATTCGCTCACGCCCGTGGGCTCGGGACTGGTGTTCGTGGCCTACGAGGACACCCATGGCTGGGAGCTCTGGAGGACCGACGGCACGCAGGCCGGGACGCACCTGCTCGTGGATCTGCTTCCGGGCCCGCCGGGAGGCCTGCGCCCCCGGAGTGCGGACTTCCTTGTCGACATCTTCGGGTTGGAAGATCGGGGGCTGGCGCTCTTCACCGGTGTGGACATGGCCGGTGGCGCGGAACTGTGGCGGACCGATGGGACGGTGGCGGGCACGTTCCGGATGATGGACCTCGTGCCCGGCCCCGACTCATCCGAACCCCATTCGTTCGCCCGCCTGGGGGATCGGCTCTTCTTCATGGCCGGAGACAAGGCCCATGGCCGCGAGCCACGCTTCCTCGGCATCCCCAGGGACCTGGGGTCCGCCACCGGCACCGCCGTGTTCCAGGGCTCCACGTGTACCGGGCAGAGCCAGGTCACTCCCAGCTGCACCTATAACTCCCTGGCTCCGGACTCCACGTTCGCCTGGACGGCCCCTTCGGCGGGTGTCTTCACCTTCACCACGGAGGGGTCCAGCTACGACACGAGCCTCGAGGTGTCGGACCCGGCCTCCGGCACGTCGCTCGGGTGCAACGACGATACGGGTGAGACGCTCCAGTCGTCCGTGGGCGTGCGTTTGTCGGCCGGGCAGACCGTGCTCATCACCGTCGATGGTTACGACACGGAGTGCGGTCCCTTCCTCCTCCACATCCTTCCCAGTCCGTAG
- a CDS encoding FAD-dependent monooxygenase — protein MHTAKRKALIIGGGLGGLTAALSLHRRGWRVEVFEQALQLREVGSGLMLSPNAMSVLVGLGLRHAVERGVVVTQAEMCSWRGTALMKVRTEELPCEGAPPVLFHRAAVHGVLSEALGEGIPVHLGARLARFEEDGSGVVAHFEDGREARGDVLVGADGLRSVVRAQLHPGERLRYAGQPCWRGLARGFEHPGLPRGMLRETQGSGARFGMGHVREDVVYWFAVADWPEGQPVPGGDKAFLQEIFRTAHAPIPQLIAATDEADLLRNDLLDRLPIEQWGRGRVTLLGDAAHPMMPNLGQGACSAIEDGGVLAQVLSGTEDLERGLRDYEARRRERTAWLQQTSWRFGVIAQWKHPLAVWMREQSIRLAPASVMRRQYEQLWGWRLEADR, from the coding sequence ATGCACACGGCGAAGCGGAAGGCATTGATCATCGGTGGGGGCCTGGGTGGTCTGACGGCGGCGCTCTCCCTGCACCGGCGGGGCTGGCGGGTGGAGGTCTTCGAGCAGGCACTCCAACTCCGGGAGGTGGGCTCGGGGCTGATGCTCTCGCCCAACGCCATGAGCGTGCTGGTCGGGCTGGGGCTGCGGCACGCGGTGGAGCGCGGGGTGGTGGTGACGCAGGCGGAGATGTGCTCGTGGCGGGGGACGGCGCTGATGAAGGTGCGAACGGAGGAGCTGCCCTGCGAGGGGGCTCCGCCCGTGCTCTTCCACCGGGCGGCGGTGCATGGAGTCCTGAGCGAGGCGCTGGGGGAGGGGATTCCGGTTCACCTGGGGGCGCGGCTGGCGCGCTTCGAGGAGGACGGGTCCGGGGTGGTGGCGCACTTCGAGGACGGGCGGGAGGCGAGGGGGGATGTGTTGGTGGGGGCGGATGGGTTGCGCTCGGTGGTGCGTGCGCAACTGCACCCGGGGGAGCGCCTGCGCTATGCGGGCCAACCCTGCTGGCGCGGACTGGCGCGAGGCTTCGAGCACCCGGGTCTGCCGCGGGGGATGCTGCGCGAGACGCAGGGCAGCGGGGCGCGCTTCGGCATGGGCCATGTGCGCGAGGACGTCGTGTACTGGTTCGCGGTCGCCGACTGGCCCGAGGGGCAGCCCGTGCCGGGGGGCGACAAGGCCTTCCTGCAGGAGATCTTCCGGACGGCCCATGCGCCCATCCCGCAGCTCATCGCGGCCACGGACGAGGCGGACCTGCTGCGCAACGATCTCCTGGATCGGCTGCCGATCGAGCAGTGGGGACGGGGGAGGGTGACGCTGCTGGGAGACGCGGCGCACCCGATGATGCCCAACCTGGGGCAGGGGGCGTGCTCGGCGATCGAGGATGGCGGAGTGCTGGCCCAGGTGTTGAGCGGGACGGAAGACCTCGAGCGCGGCCTGCGGGACTATGAGGCCCGACGACGGGAGCGCACCGCGTGGTTGCAGCAGACCTCGTGGCGCTTCGGCGTCATTGCCCAGTGGAAGCACCCGCTCGCTGTCTGGATGCGTGAGCAGTCCATCCGGCTGGCTCCGGCGAGCGTCATGCGGCGGCAGTACGAACAACTCTGGGGCTGGCGGCTGGAGGCGGACCGGTAG
- a CDS encoding ATP-binding protein — protein sequence MGGPAATPAPSAPRSDPSRPAAPQQPRSPAAPASPRNEVLSPLPGDAQKEFEELAKASPLELDPELEKAVGFTHFDTSSSEDNLITVLTTRADLQKLASQTLVRVKSREDNRSYLGVVVRGPFSEPDAIAANSTMAVGVVVQGKKLTYTFDYHGRADIELLGEEVDDKLEPPVLRPRPKSPVFLLDEKESARVLGLGGSMCLGLVAGYARMEARLDPRDKSILPRHTGIIGTTGGGKSTTVATLIHHAQAAGIATIVFDVEGEYTHVDQPTDHAAMVAALRRRGLKAEGVKDLHIHHLTGRDSRNPRHQNLHRFSLNFSSLSPYAIAEILGMTEAQQERFHKAYDVTKLLLEDFRIFPRNEQEHQQMLDVDEHSTGYPRMTLLHLLDVVEAYIYSLSDEGKEEGRSKSRASSRKRSVSEEESETEEAEDAESAPRGPRLRSEFREQPHRVMRRVREQGSKSEVSWKALMGRLQNLRRLNVFDVGSAPGVDYGAMLTPGRVSVIDLSDTDSPQHNNLVIADILRGLQETQEARYQAAHEQKQSITPVLIIIEEAHEFLSASRITQMPVLFEQVAKIAKRGRKRWLGLVFVTQLPQHLPNEVLGLLNNFIIHKITDSSVISRMQKTAGNIDESLWNRVSRLAPGQALVSFSNFARPLMVAVDPAPVKRLLVD from the coding sequence GTGGGTGGACCCGCGGCGACTCCCGCCCCCTCTGCTCCTCGGAGCGACCCTTCCCGGCCCGCTGCCCCGCAGCAGCCCAGGTCGCCCGCCGCCCCAGCCTCGCCCCGCAACGAGGTCCTCAGCCCCCTGCCCGGGGATGCGCAGAAGGAGTTCGAGGAACTGGCCAAGGCTTCGCCCCTGGAGCTGGATCCCGAGCTCGAGAAGGCCGTGGGCTTCACCCACTTCGACACCTCGTCGAGCGAGGACAACCTCATTACCGTCCTGACGACCCGGGCGGATCTGCAGAAGCTGGCCTCCCAGACGCTCGTGCGGGTGAAGTCCCGCGAGGACAACCGCTCCTATCTGGGCGTGGTGGTGCGGGGCCCTTTCTCCGAACCGGATGCCATCGCCGCCAACTCCACGATGGCCGTGGGCGTGGTCGTGCAGGGCAAGAAGCTGACCTACACCTTCGACTACCACGGGCGCGCCGACATCGAGTTGCTGGGGGAGGAGGTGGACGACAAGCTCGAGCCTCCGGTCCTCCGGCCCCGCCCCAAGAGCCCCGTCTTCCTGCTGGATGAGAAGGAGAGCGCGCGCGTGCTGGGACTCGGGGGGAGCATGTGCCTCGGGTTGGTGGCGGGCTACGCACGGATGGAGGCCCGCCTGGATCCCCGGGACAAGTCCATCCTTCCTCGTCACACCGGCATCATCGGGACGACGGGCGGTGGCAAGTCCACCACCGTGGCCACCCTCATCCACCATGCGCAGGCGGCGGGCATCGCGACCATCGTCTTCGACGTGGAAGGGGAATACACGCACGTGGATCAACCCACGGACCATGCGGCCATGGTCGCGGCCCTCCGGCGCCGGGGTCTGAAGGCCGAGGGCGTGAAGGACCTGCACATCCACCACCTCACGGGCCGGGACAGCCGAAACCCGAGGCACCAGAACCTGCACCGCTTCTCGCTGAACTTCTCGAGCCTGTCTCCCTACGCCATCGCGGAGATCCTCGGCATGACCGAGGCGCAGCAGGAGCGCTTCCACAAGGCGTACGACGTCACGAAGCTGCTGCTGGAGGACTTCAGGATCTTCCCGCGCAACGAGCAGGAGCATCAACAGATGCTGGACGTGGATGAGCACTCGACGGGCTATCCGCGGATGACGCTGCTGCACCTGCTGGACGTCGTGGAGGCATACATCTACAGCCTCAGCGACGAAGGCAAGGAGGAGGGCCGGAGCAAGTCCAGGGCCTCGTCCCGGAAGCGGAGCGTCTCCGAGGAGGAGTCCGAGACGGAAGAGGCGGAGGACGCGGAGTCCGCGCCACGCGGTCCCCGCCTGCGCAGCGAGTTCCGTGAGCAACCCCATCGGGTGATGCGCAGGGTGCGGGAGCAGGGCAGCAAGAGCGAGGTGAGCTGGAAGGCGTTGATGGGCAGGCTGCAGAACCTGCGGCGCCTCAATGTCTTCGATGTGGGCTCGGCGCCCGGCGTGGATTACGGCGCGATGCTCACGCCCGGACGGGTGTCGGTGATCGACCTGTCGGATACGGACTCGCCCCAGCACAACAACCTCGTCATCGCCGACATCCTCCGGGGTCTTCAGGAGACGCAGGAAGCCCGCTACCAGGCGGCGCACGAGCAGAAACAGTCCATCACCCCGGTGCTCATCATCATCGAGGAGGCGCACGAGTTCCTGTCCGCCAGCCGCATCACCCAGATGCCGGTGCTGTTCGAGCAGGTGGCGAAGATCGCCAAGCGGGGACGCAAGCGGTGGCTGGGGCTCGTCTTCGTCACGCAGTTGCCGCAGCACCTGCCCAACGAGGTGCTGGGGCTGCTCAACAACTTCATCATCCACAAGATCACGGACAGCTCCGTCATCTCCCGGATGCAGAAGACGGCGGGCAACATCGACGAGAGCCTGTGGAATCGCGTCTCCCGGCTCGCTCCCGGCCAGGCGCTCGTGTCGTTCAGCAACTTCGCCCGGCCGTTGATGGTCGCGGTGGATCCCGCCCCCGTGAAGCGGCTGCTCGTGGATTAG